In Nitrospira sp., one genomic interval encodes:
- a CDS encoding nuclear transport factor 2 family protein: MLACSSAWADAPTDPESTLRTLVRANAGRDLATMSTYMSQDADAIGYTIDGRTYLGWSDFADDMRSEFDSVVRLEIPITSLHMWTRGDVAWFAMELDYIRYLSAEDPAQRMVLPLRETGVMERRGDRWVLVSWHESTRQPRSQTATAVADHAALLHRTSESPSPADHVDLSGQWEVTEVEDNKKYVATLDAQGNGPYTWQGGQFSTTSFKDRRWQGTWKQTGNDREGGFDVVLSEDGTQARGMWWYVRVGSRNNIPPREHGGNYVWKRLTPPPAR; this comes from the coding sequence ATGCTCGCATGTTCCTCGGCCTGGGCCGATGCCCCTACCGACCCCGAATCCACCCTGCGCACGCTGGTGCGGGCCAACGCGGGGCGCGATTTAGCCACCATGTCCACGTACATGTCCCAGGATGCCGATGCCATCGGCTACACCATCGACGGGCGCACGTATCTCGGATGGTCGGACTTCGCGGACGACATGCGCAGCGAGTTCGACTCGGTGGTCCGATTGGAAATTCCCATTACCAGCCTTCACATGTGGACCCGAGGGGATGTTGCCTGGTTCGCGATGGAATTGGATTACATCCGCTATCTCAGTGCCGAAGACCCCGCTCAACGCATGGTGCTCCCATTACGCGAAACCGGCGTCATGGAACGAAGGGGAGATCGGTGGGTGCTCGTGTCCTGGCACGAATCGACTCGACAGCCCCGAAGCCAGACCGCGACCGCTGTTGCGGACCATGCCGCCTTACTCCACCGCACATCGGAGAGTCCGAGCCCGGCAGATCACGTCGACCTCAGCGGCCAATGGGAAGTCACGGAAGTCGAAGACAACAAGAAGTATGTGGCCACCTTGGATGCACAGGGTAACGGCCCCTATACCTGGCAGGGCGGACAGTTTTCCACGACCAGCTTCAAAGATCGCCGCTGGCAGGGAACCTGGAAGCAGACAGGAAACGATCGTGAAGGTGGGTTTGACGTCGTCCTCTCCGAAGACGGCACTCAGGCCAGAGGCATGTGGTGGTATGTGCGTGTCGGAAGTCGTAACAATATCCCGCCTCGAGAACATGGCGGCAATTACGTGTGGAAACGGCTGACGCCGCCGCCGGCCCGATAA
- a CDS encoding DUF4321 domain-containing protein → MRKSVGVLLIFILIGGMLGGIFGEILRVMAPNGAIQNIFAGNFSPGINPPLTLDLVLFKLTFGFSIKVSLLSVLGMFLGAYLYKQM, encoded by the coding sequence ATGAGAAAATCGGTCGGCGTCCTGCTGATCTTTATCCTGATCGGCGGTATGCTGGGCGGGATTTTCGGAGAAATTCTTCGCGTGATGGCTCCAAACGGTGCAATTCAGAACATCTTCGCAGGCAACTTCTCACCCGGGATCAATCCCCCCCTCACCCTGGACTTGGTACTGTTCAAACTGACATTCGGCTTCAGCATCAAAGTCAGCTTACTGAGTGTCTTAGGAATGTTTCTGGGCGCCTACCTCTACAAACAGATGTAA
- a CDS encoding DUF507 family protein: protein MRLAKERIHHMADALVSRLQGLGYLELTGDRKALRDALEQTMTEELGVEDRLNAEVRRMMQPYERDIEQGKVDYQKMFTMIKQKLVRERGIIL, encoded by the coding sequence ATGCGGTTGGCAAAAGAACGCATCCACCATATGGCGGATGCCCTCGTCTCCAGGCTACAGGGTCTCGGGTACCTGGAATTGACCGGAGATCGCAAGGCTTTGCGGGATGCACTGGAACAGACCATGACCGAGGAACTCGGGGTGGAAGATCGGTTGAACGCCGAAGTGCGTCGCATGATGCAGCCCTATGAGCGAGATATCGAGCAGGGAAAAGTGGACTATCAAAAGATGTTCACGATGATCAAGCAAAAGCTCGTGCGGGAGCGGGGCATCATCCTCTGA
- a CDS encoding ribonuclease H-like domain-containing protein, with amino-acid sequence MLTSTFVHLKGIGPSTERRLWEEGIVDWAAFRREVKLPGLSAPRKELYDAELATAQEELDRRNARYFARCLHTRDHWRLFRTFGAQALYLDIETTGLSAHEGEVTVVGLYRKGYMRTLIHGEALSRAALQDELDQADLLITFFGTVFDVPYLQACFPGLQVTVPHFDLCFAARRVGLQGGLKRIERELEISRSADLQDLDGLEAVRLWHRHRAGDQEALDRLVRYNAADTRNLEPLANLLYDQLAARYGPAVVTPTSFPSTR; translated from the coding sequence ATGTTGACCTCGACCTTCGTCCACTTGAAAGGCATCGGCCCCTCCACCGAACGGCGGCTCTGGGAGGAGGGGATCGTCGATTGGGCTGCCTTTCGCCGTGAGGTCAAGCTGCCTGGCTTGTCGGCACCCCGGAAGGAGTTGTATGACGCGGAGTTGGCTACGGCCCAAGAGGAACTCGATCGGCGGAACGCCAGATACTTTGCCCGCTGCCTTCACACGCGCGATCACTGGCGGCTGTTTCGAACGTTCGGGGCGCAGGCCCTCTACCTCGACATTGAAACCACCGGCCTCTCAGCCCATGAGGGAGAGGTGACCGTCGTCGGGCTCTATCGCAAGGGCTACATGCGTACCTTGATCCACGGCGAGGCCCTCAGCCGAGCCGCCCTGCAAGACGAACTCGACCAGGCCGACCTGCTGATTACGTTTTTCGGTACCGTCTTCGACGTGCCTTATCTGCAGGCCTGCTTTCCGGGATTGCAAGTGACAGTGCCCCACTTCGATCTCTGCTTTGCCGCAAGGCGCGTCGGTCTGCAGGGCGGGCTCAAACGCATCGAGCGTGAACTGGAGATCTCACGATCCGCAGACCTCCAAGACCTCGACGGATTGGAGGCGGTCCGCCTGTGGCATCGGCACCGGGCAGGAGATCAGGAGGCGTTGGATCGACTCGTCCGCTACAACGCTGCAGACACCCGCAACCTCGAGCCGCTGGCCAACCTCTTGTACGACCAACTGGCCGCACGCTATGGCCCCGCGGTTGTAACGCCGACATCGTTCCCCTCGACGCGGTAA
- a CDS encoding tetratricopeptide repeat protein — protein sequence MHVTKWIVMCAAVLSVQACTHSKPKPLMPLELAYGANAQAIALNTQGTQAFQSGQLPEAKNYFGQAIKAAPDSGQAHYNFALALNALGETEQARQEFIEAANLAPGDKVIWDSPALRPFGSPEAPKKAMREHPYGTQRPMIGSGPR from the coding sequence ATGCACGTCACCAAGTGGATCGTCATGTGTGCGGCAGTCCTGTCAGTGCAGGCCTGTACCCACTCCAAACCCAAGCCGCTGATGCCGCTGGAGTTGGCCTATGGAGCCAATGCCCAGGCGATTGCGCTGAACACCCAAGGGACCCAAGCGTTCCAGTCGGGACAGTTGCCCGAAGCCAAGAACTATTTCGGACAGGCTATCAAGGCGGCGCCGGATTCAGGCCAGGCCCATTACAATTTTGCCTTGGCTTTGAATGCGCTGGGCGAGACGGAACAGGCTCGTCAGGAGTTCATCGAAGCGGCCAACCTGGCTCCCGGGGACAAGGTCATTTGGGACTCTCCCGCCCTGCGGCCGTTCGGCAGCCCGGAGGCGCCGAAAAAGGCGATGCGCGAGCACCCCTATGGAACACAGCGCCCGATGATCGGCAGCGGACCTCGTTAA
- a CDS encoding enoyl-ACP reductase yields MLLEGKKGLIIGVANKHSIAWAIAQAAAREGAQLLFSYQNERLRENVEELVGTLPGAASCVCDVGDDAQIEALMTAAEQKLGRLDFLVHSLAFAPREELTGEFLNTTRQGFATALDVSAYSLVAVTRAAVPLMTEGGSVVTLTYLGSERVVPHYNVMGVAKAALEATVRYLAHDLGPKNIRVNAVSAGPIKTLAARGVSGISKMVDHHRAFAPLRRATEQGEVGDTALFLVSPLGRGITGEVIYVDGGYHILGSLASVD; encoded by the coding sequence ATGTTGTTAGAGGGAAAAAAGGGGTTGATCATCGGGGTGGCCAACAAACACAGCATCGCCTGGGCCATTGCGCAGGCCGCAGCCCGTGAAGGCGCGCAGTTGCTGTTCAGCTACCAGAACGAACGGTTGCGTGAAAACGTCGAGGAGTTGGTCGGTACGCTGCCCGGCGCCGCTTCTTGCGTCTGTGATGTGGGAGACGATGCGCAAATCGAAGCCTTGATGACCGCGGCCGAACAGAAGCTGGGCCGGTTGGATTTTCTGGTTCACTCGCTCGCCTTTGCGCCGCGGGAAGAATTGACGGGAGAATTTCTCAACACGACTCGCCAAGGGTTTGCGACGGCGTTGGACGTGAGCGCCTATTCGCTCGTGGCCGTCACCAGGGCCGCCGTGCCGTTGATGACGGAAGGCGGGTCGGTCGTGACCTTGACCTATCTCGGCAGCGAACGGGTGGTGCCCCACTACAATGTGATGGGGGTGGCCAAGGCTGCGCTTGAAGCGACGGTACGGTACCTCGCCCACGATCTCGGACCGAAGAACATCCGGGTCAATGCCGTGTCGGCCGGGCCGATCAAGACCTTGGCTGCCCGCGGCGTCTCGGGGATCAGCAAAATGGTCGACCACCATCGGGCCTTTGCCCCGCTCCGACGAGCCACCGAGCAGGGGGAAGTCGGCGACACTGCCTTGTTCCTGGTCAGTCCGTTAGGTCGTGGCATCACCGGAGAGGTGATCTACGTCGATGGGGGATACCATATCCTCGGGTCGCTGGCGTCGGTCGATTAA
- the bcp gene encoding thioredoxin-dependent thiol peroxidase gives MAQELEVGAKAPDFSLPDQDGTSVSLKSFKGKQVVLYFYPKDDTSGCTKEACDFRDNLAPIKKAGAVVLGVSMDGKASHQKFIAKYGLPFALLSDEDASTSKAYGVYKEKSMYGRKYWGIERSTFVIDAEGRIKALFRKVKVPGHVDEVLAALKV, from the coding sequence ATGGCACAGGAGCTGGAAGTGGGTGCGAAGGCCCCGGATTTTTCCTTGCCCGATCAGGACGGCACGTCCGTCTCGTTGAAGAGCTTCAAGGGAAAGCAGGTGGTGTTGTACTTCTACCCCAAAGACGATACGTCCGGATGCACCAAGGAAGCCTGCGATTTTCGCGACAACCTGGCGCCGATCAAGAAAGCCGGGGCGGTGGTCTTGGGGGTCAGCATGGACGGCAAGGCCTCACACCAGAAATTCATCGCCAAGTACGGGCTGCCCTTTGCCTTGCTGAGCGACGAGGATGCGTCGACCTCCAAGGCCTATGGCGTCTATAAAGAAAAAAGCATGTACGGCAGGAAATATTGGGGCATCGAACGGAGTACCTTTGTGATCGATGCCGAGGGCCGTATCAAGGCCCTGTTTAGAAAAGTGAAGGTCCCGGGGCATGTCGACGAAGTTTTGGCTGCACTGAAGGTATAG
- a CDS encoding DUF507 family protein, translated as MISDDKASHLAHLALGALKKSAHCRLTEEDGKVLREIKRVLAAELTLEAEIDRKVRAKLASYSRRIVEGSSEWDVMYRKTFEEEQKKRAKP; from the coding sequence ATGATCAGTGACGACAAAGCCAGCCATCTGGCCCACCTCGCGTTGGGCGCCCTCAAGAAAAGCGCCCACTGTCGCCTTACAGAGGAGGACGGCAAGGTGTTGCGAGAGATCAAGCGGGTCTTGGCGGCGGAACTGACCCTGGAAGCGGAGATCGATCGGAAGGTGCGGGCGAAGTTGGCGTCCTATTCCCGTCGGATCGTTGAAGGAAGCTCCGAATGGGACGTGATGTACCGTAAAACATTTGAGGAAGAGCAGAAGAAACGCGCGAAACCATAA
- the uvrB gene encoding excinuclease ABC subunit UvrB has translation MPPFKLEAPFKPCGDQGQAIEKLSAGVLAGKPHQVLLGVTGSGKTFTMANVVERVQKPTLVLVHNKTLAGQLYQEFKQFFPHNAVEYFISYYDYYQPEAYIPQSDTYIAKDASINDAIDQMRHAATTSLLQRNDVLIVSSVSCIYGLGSPEVYHDMLVYLEEGLETRREKILAKLVEIQYARNDVDFHRGTFRARGDVIEIFPASSEAKSVRIELFGDVVDAIHEIDPLTGKSLGKLPKIAIYPNTHYLIAPDRYERAITGIEEELEARIAAFRKTGKLVEAQRIEQRTKYDLEMIRAMGYCHGIENYSRHLSGRAPGEPPPTLLDYFPKDFLLIIDESHATVPQVGGMYEGDFSRKRTLVEYGFRLPSAVDNRPLKFAEFERMLKQVIYVSATPGPYELDHAKGEVVEQIIRPTGLMDPCIEVRSAKGQVDDLLAEVRAETAKGHRVLVTTLTKRMAEDLTEYFHDLGVKVRYLHSDIKTLERAEIIRDLRRGIFDVLVGINLLREGLDLPEVSLVAILDADKEGYLRSHRSLIQTAGRAARNAEGRVIFYGDVVTDSMRVAMEETARRRHIQEGYNQMHGITPASIKKGIPTLEYATAELDYVQLDLAAETTAIYEPEEDVAQLIQRLETEMKAAAKKLEFERAAELRNRIRSLKLKGLELAP, from the coding sequence ATGCCTCCTTTTAAGCTCGAAGCTCCGTTCAAGCCCTGCGGTGATCAAGGGCAAGCCATTGAAAAATTATCGGCCGGGGTGCTGGCCGGCAAACCGCATCAAGTGTTGCTCGGTGTGACCGGATCCGGCAAGACCTTTACGATGGCCAATGTCGTCGAGCGCGTGCAGAAACCCACGCTCGTCCTTGTCCACAACAAGACTCTGGCCGGGCAACTCTACCAGGAGTTCAAACAATTCTTTCCACACAATGCCGTCGAGTACTTCATCAGCTATTACGACTACTACCAGCCGGAAGCGTACATTCCGCAAAGCGACACCTATATTGCGAAGGACGCGTCGATCAACGACGCGATCGACCAGATGCGCCATGCGGCCACGACGTCTCTACTTCAACGGAACGACGTGCTGATTGTGTCGTCGGTCTCCTGCATCTACGGCCTCGGTTCGCCGGAGGTCTACCACGACATGCTGGTGTATCTGGAAGAAGGCCTGGAGACGCGACGCGAAAAAATCCTGGCCAAACTGGTGGAGATTCAGTATGCCCGCAACGATGTGGATTTCCATCGCGGCACCTTTCGGGCGCGCGGCGATGTCATCGAGATTTTTCCGGCCTCGTCTGAAGCCAAGTCAGTCCGCATCGAATTGTTCGGCGACGTGGTCGATGCGATTCATGAGATCGATCCGTTGACGGGGAAGTCGCTAGGGAAATTGCCCAAGATTGCCATCTATCCGAACACGCATTACCTCATCGCGCCGGATCGGTATGAGCGGGCGATTACCGGGATCGAGGAGGAATTAGAGGCGCGTATCGCGGCCTTCAGGAAGACCGGGAAACTGGTGGAGGCCCAGCGGATCGAACAACGGACCAAGTACGATCTCGAAATGATTCGCGCCATGGGGTATTGCCATGGCATCGAGAATTATTCACGCCACCTGAGCGGGCGTGCGCCGGGAGAACCGCCGCCGACGTTGTTGGACTACTTCCCCAAGGACTTTCTGTTGATCATCGACGAGTCGCATGCCACGGTCCCCCAGGTGGGCGGCATGTACGAGGGCGACTTCTCGCGCAAACGGACGCTGGTGGAGTACGGATTTCGTTTGCCGTCCGCCGTCGATAATCGTCCGTTGAAGTTCGCTGAGTTCGAACGGATGCTGAAGCAGGTGATTTACGTGTCCGCCACGCCGGGGCCGTATGAACTGGATCATGCCAAGGGCGAGGTCGTCGAGCAGATCATTCGTCCGACCGGCTTGATGGATCCCTGTATCGAGGTGCGCTCGGCGAAGGGGCAGGTGGATGATCTGCTGGCCGAGGTGCGGGCGGAAACGGCCAAGGGCCATCGTGTGTTGGTGACGACGCTCACGAAACGCATGGCTGAGGATCTCACGGAATATTTCCATGATTTGGGCGTGAAGGTGCGGTACCTGCATTCGGACATCAAGACCTTGGAGCGAGCTGAAATCATTCGCGACCTCCGACGTGGGATATTCGACGTGTTAGTGGGTATCAACCTCTTGCGGGAAGGCCTGGATTTGCCCGAGGTCAGTTTGGTGGCCATTCTCGACGCCGACAAGGAAGGGTATCTCCGTTCGCATCGGTCACTGATTCAAACGGCAGGGCGAGCGGCCAGGAATGCCGAGGGGCGGGTTATTTTTTATGGGGATGTCGTGACGGATTCCATGCGGGTGGCGATGGAAGAAACGGCGCGCCGTCGCCATATCCAAGAGGGCTACAACCAGATGCACGGCATTACGCCCGCGAGCATCAAGAAGGGGATTCCGACACTGGAGTATGCGACGGCAGAACTCGACTATGTGCAACTGGATTTGGCGGCTGAGACGACGGCTATCTATGAGCCCGAAGAGGATGTCGCACAGCTGATACAGCGACTAGAGACGGAGATGAAAGCGGCGGCCAAGAAATTGGAGTTCGAACGGGCGGCCGAATTGCGGAATCGGATCAGGAGCCTGAAGTTGAAGGGCCTTGAGTTGGCACCGTAA
- a CDS encoding serine/threonine-protein phosphatase, with product MLQPQWTWRTFGQTDRGLVRATNQDTLLVDDQHRLWAVADGMGGHAGGDVASRLVIETVARLGSTLVPESADGRLLLPQVIGRITELIAHAHRAILTHVDHHPSLRGMGTTLALAHFLPISPPRLIIANVGDSRAYLLRPSAITQVTRDHTLVEEYLRDGLLTPAQAATHPDRHVLTRAMGQGLTVQCDTFIHDVQPGDLLLLCSDGLTKMLDDERILDLVSPHLDQPSHTVAALIQAALTAGGIDNVTVVACRFSESHAPDK from the coding sequence ATGCTGCAACCTCAATGGACCTGGAGAACCTTCGGACAAACGGATCGCGGCTTGGTACGTGCGACCAATCAGGATACCCTACTCGTAGATGATCAGCACCGGCTCTGGGCCGTGGCCGATGGGATGGGAGGCCATGCGGGAGGGGATGTTGCCAGCCGGTTAGTGATCGAAACTGTCGCACGCCTTGGTTCAACCCTCGTCCCCGAGAGCGCCGATGGCCGGCTGCTACTGCCGCAGGTCATCGGGCGCATCACGGAACTCATCGCCCACGCCCACCGGGCCATACTGACGCACGTCGACCACCATCCGTCGTTGCGAGGCATGGGGACCACGTTGGCCTTGGCGCACTTCCTGCCTATCTCGCCTCCGCGCCTCATCATCGCCAACGTCGGAGACAGCCGCGCCTATCTCCTCAGACCGTCCGCCATCACTCAGGTGACCCGCGACCACACCCTGGTTGAAGAATATCTGCGCGACGGTCTCCTCACCCCGGCGCAGGCGGCTACCCATCCGGACCGGCATGTGCTGACCCGAGCCATGGGGCAAGGACTAACCGTCCAGTGCGACACCTTCATCCATGATGTCCAACCTGGAGACCTGCTGTTGCTCTGCTCCGACGGCCTGACGAAAATGTTGGACGATGAGCGGATTCTCGACCTGGTGAGTCCTCACCTGGACCAACCGAGTCACACCGTTGCGGCCCTGATCCAGGCCGCTCTGACAGCAGGGGGCATCGACAATGTCACGGTCGTAGCTTGCAGATTTTCCGAGAGTCATGCACCCGACAAATAG
- the ffh gene encoding signal recognition particle protein has product MLDALSEKFERILKKLRGQGVLTEDNIAEALKEVRLALLEADVNFKVVKDFLERVREKAVGQEVLKSLTPGHQVVKIVWDELRGMMGGERAGISLASKPPTVVMMVGLQGAGKTTTSGKLARLFKGQGKRVLLVAADPRRPAAGDQLASLGRDLGIDVHRFDQVDASRADVVRICEQGVQRGQEQGYDVVVLDTGGRLHIDDELMAELVSVKQAVMPHEVLLVADAMTGQDAVNMAGRFDQQVGVTGIILTKVEGDARGGAVLSIRAVTGKPIKFLGMGEKLDALEPFHPDRMASRILGMGDVLSLIEKAQETFSREEAEAAQKKLTSSTFTLEDFRSQLGQMNRLGSFEQILGMLPGGQKLKDLANSGLPEKEMKRVAAMIDSMTLRERRDHTLINGSRKKRIARGSGTSVQEVNRLIKQFLQARKIAKVISGSGGRRQLAQMLRGM; this is encoded by the coding sequence GTGCTCGACGCGCTGAGCGAAAAATTCGAACGGATCCTCAAGAAGCTCCGGGGGCAGGGTGTGCTCACGGAGGACAACATTGCCGAGGCGTTGAAAGAAGTGCGCTTGGCGTTGCTTGAGGCTGACGTCAACTTCAAGGTGGTCAAGGATTTCCTTGAGCGCGTTCGCGAGAAGGCGGTCGGCCAGGAAGTCTTGAAGAGCCTGACCCCAGGCCACCAGGTCGTCAAAATCGTCTGGGATGAACTCCGCGGCATGATGGGCGGAGAGCGGGCGGGGATCAGTCTGGCCTCCAAGCCGCCGACGGTCGTGATGATGGTCGGCTTGCAAGGGGCCGGTAAGACGACGACTTCGGGCAAATTGGCTCGACTGTTCAAGGGCCAAGGGAAACGCGTCTTGTTGGTCGCGGCCGACCCACGTCGACCGGCTGCAGGTGACCAGTTGGCGAGCCTGGGGCGTGATCTTGGGATTGATGTGCATCGGTTTGATCAGGTCGATGCGTCACGCGCCGATGTGGTGCGCATTTGTGAGCAGGGGGTGCAGCGCGGCCAGGAGCAAGGGTATGACGTGGTCGTGCTGGATACCGGCGGACGCCTGCACATCGATGACGAGTTAATGGCGGAGCTGGTCTCCGTCAAGCAGGCCGTGATGCCCCACGAAGTGCTTCTGGTGGCGGATGCCATGACGGGACAGGATGCCGTCAACATGGCCGGCCGCTTCGACCAACAGGTCGGAGTGACGGGGATCATCCTCACGAAAGTCGAAGGCGATGCCAGGGGCGGAGCCGTGCTCTCCATTCGCGCCGTGACCGGCAAACCGATCAAGTTTCTCGGAATGGGGGAAAAGCTCGATGCGCTGGAGCCATTTCATCCGGATCGCATGGCCTCGCGCATTCTCGGGATGGGCGATGTCCTCTCCCTGATCGAGAAGGCGCAGGAAACATTTTCGCGAGAAGAGGCGGAGGCCGCTCAGAAGAAACTCACCAGCAGCACCTTTACGCTGGAGGATTTCCGTTCCCAGCTGGGGCAAATGAATCGGCTGGGCTCGTTCGAACAGATTTTGGGGATGTTGCCGGGCGGGCAGAAGCTGAAAGACTTGGCGAACAGCGGATTGCCGGAAAAAGAGATGAAGCGGGTTGCGGCTATGATCGACTCGATGACGCTGCGGGAGCGCCGGGACCATACGCTCATCAACGGCAGCCGAAAGAAGCGCATTGCCCGCGGCAGCGGCACCAGCGTGCAAGAGGTCAATCGGTTGATCAAACAGTTTTTGCAGGCGAGGAAAATCGCCAAGGTCATTTCCGGGTCCGGCGGCCGACGTCAGTTGGCCCAAATGCTGCGTGGGATGTGA